In one window of Canis aureus isolate CA01 chromosome 25, VMU_Caureus_v.1.0, whole genome shotgun sequence DNA:
- the PRICKLE1 gene encoding prickle-like protein 1: MPLEMEPKMSKLAFGCQRSSTSDDDSGCALEEYAWVPPGLRPEQIQLYFACLPEEKVPYVNSPGEKHRIKQLLYQLPPHDNEVRYCQSLSEEEKKELQVFSAQRKKEALGRGTIKLLSRAVMHAVCEQCGLKINGGEIAVFASRAGPGVCWHPSCFVCFTCNELLVDLIYFYQDGKIHCGRHHAELLKPRCSACDEIIFADECTEAEGRHWHMKHFCCLECETVLGGQRYIMKDGRPFCCGCFESLYAEYCEACGEHIGVDHAQMTYDGQHWHATEACFSCAQCKASLLGCPFLPKQGQIYCSKTCSLGEDVHASDSSDSAFQSARSRDSRRSVRMGKSSRSADQCRQSLLLSPALNYKFPGLSGNADDTLSRKLDDLSLSRQGASFVNEEFWKGRVEHETPEDPEEWAEHEDYMTQLLLKFGDKSLFQQQPNEIDIRASEHWISDNMVKNKTELKQNNQSLASKKYQSDMYWAQSQDGLGDSAYGSHPGPASSRRLQELDLDHGASGYNHDQTQWYEDSLECLSDLKPEQSVRDSMDSLALSNITGASVDGESKPRPSLYSLQNFEEMEAEDCEKMSNMGTLNSSMLHRSAESLKSLSSELCPEKIMPEEKPVHLPVLRRSKSQSRPQQVKFSDDVIDNGNYDNLEIRQPPMSERTRRRVYHFEERGSRSHHHRRRRSRKSRSDNALNLVTERKYSPKDRLRLYTPDNYEKFIQNKSAREIQAYIQNADLYGQYAHATSDYALQNPGVPRFLGLYGEDDDSWCSSTSSSSDSEEEGYFLGQPIPQPRPQRYAYYTDDLSSPTSALPTPQFGQRTTKSKKKKGHKGKNCIIS, translated from the exons ATCCAGCTCTATTTTGCTTGCTTACCAGAGGAAAAGGTTCCTTATGTTAACAGCCCCGGAGAGAAACATCGAATTAAACAGCTTTTGTACCAGTTGCCACCACATGATAATGAG GTGCGCTATTGCCAGTCTTTGAgcgaagaggagaaaaaagaactgCAAGTGTTCAGTGCTCAACGGAAGAAAGAAGCCCTTGGAAGAGGAACGATCAAACTCTTGTCCAGAGCAGTAATGCATGCTGTGTGCGAACAG TGTGGGTTGAAGATAAATGGAGGTGAAATTGCAGTGTTTGCCTCTCGCGCGGGCCCTGGAGTGTGCTGGCACCCTTCCTGTTTTGTCTGCTTCACGTGTAACGAGCTGCTGGTCGACCTCATCTATTTTTATCAGGATGGAAAAATTCACTGTGGCAGGCACCATGCTGAACTGCTCAAACCGCGGTGTTCAGCATGTGATGAG ataatttttgctGATGAGTGCACAGAGGCTGAGGGTCGCCATTGGCACATGAAACACTTCTGCTGCCTTGAGTGTGAAACCGTCCTAGGAGGACAGAGGTACATTATGAAGGATGGCCGCCCATTCTGCTGTGGCTGTTTTGAGTCTCTGTACGCAGAGTACTGTGAAGCCTGTGGGGAGCATATCG GTGTTGACCATGCCCAGATGACCTACGACGGGCAGCACTGGCATGCCACAGAAGCCTGCTTTTCTTGTGCCCAGTGTAAAGCTTCTTTGTTGGGGTGTCCCTTCCTTCCCAAACAAGGCCAGATTTATTGCTCAAAAACATGCAGCCTTGGTGAAGACGTCCATGCCTCTGATTCTTCTGACTCTGCGTTTCAGTCAGCTCGATCCAGAGACTCCAGAAGAAGTGTCCGGATGGGCAAAAGCAGTCGGTCAGCTGATCAGTGTAGACAGTCTCTTCTCTTGTCCCCCGCTCTGAACTACAAGTTTCCTGGCCTGTCAGGCAATGCCGATGATACCCTTTCTCGGAAGTTGGATGATCTGAGTCTCTCCAGGCAGGGGGCAAGTTTTGTCAATGAAGAATTTTGGAAAGGCAGAGTGGAGCACGAAACCCCAGAAGACCCTGAAGAATGGGCCGAGCATGAAGATTATATGACACAGCTCCTCCTCAAGTTTGGTGATAAAAGCCTCTTTCAGCAGCAGCCCAATGAGATAGATATTCGAGCCAGTGAGCATTGGATATCTGATAACATGGTTAAAAATAAGACTGAGTTAAAGCAAAATAACCAGAGCCTTGCAAGTAAAAAATACCAATCTGATATGTATTGGGCACAGTCACAAGATGGACTGGGTGATTCTGCTTATGGCAGCCACCCAGGCCCTGCAAGCAGTAGAAGGCTCCAGGAATTAGATCTGGACCATGGGGCTTCAGGATATAATCATGATCAAACACAGTGGTATGAAGATTCCCTGGAGTGTTTGTCAGACTTGAAACCAGAGCAAAGTGTTCGAGATTCTATGGATTCCTTGGCTTTATCTAATATCACGG GGGCTTCAGTGGATGGCGAAAGCAAGCCGAGACCCTCATTATATTCCCTGCAAAACTTTGAGGAGATGGAGGCAGAAGATTGTGAGAAAATGAGCAACATGGGGACTTTGAACTCTTCCATGCTGCACAGGAGTGCAGAGTCCTTAAAGAGTCTAAGTTCAGAGTTGTGTCCAGAAAAAATCATGCCTGAGGAAAAACCAGTCCATCTGCCAGTGCTTAGAAGATCGAAGTCTCAGTCCAGACCACAGCAGGTCAAGTTTTCAGATGATGTCATTGACAACGGAAACTATGACAATCTCGAAATTCGGCAGCCTCCCATGAGTGAGAGGACTCGAAGACGGGTCTACCATTTCGAAGAGAGGGGATCCAGGTCTCATCACCATCGCCGCAGGAGAAGTAGGAAGTCCCGCTCTGACAATGCTCTGAATCTtgttacagaaagaaaatactcTCCCAAGGACAGACTGCGGCTTTACACCCCTGATAACTACGAGAAATTTATACAGAATAAAAGTGCCCGGGAAATCCAAGCATACATCCAGAATGCTGATCTGTATGGACAGTATGCCCATGCCACCTCTGATTACGCACTGCAGAACCCGGGCGTGCCCAGGTTTCTGGGACTCTACGGTGAGGATGATGATTCCTGGTGTTCCTCTACCTCCTCTTCCTCCGACTCAGAAGAAGAAGGATATTTTCTTGGACAACCAATTCCTCAACCCCGGCCCCAGAGATACGCCTACTACACAGACGACCTTTCGAGTCCAACTTCTGCACTCCCCACTCCTCAGTTTGGTCAGAGGACAACTAAATCCAAGAAGAAAAAGGGACACAAGGGCAAaaactgtattatttcttaa